In Vanessa atalanta chromosome 3, ilVanAtal1.2, whole genome shotgun sequence, one genomic interval encodes:
- the LOC125077337 gene encoding protein-glucosylgalactosylhydroxylysine glucosidase: MWNFLARNKQVAAMLGLLAAAALVVIFLTTRGGGHTVVEKFMDETEDISDEAHIFSTLSLPSDDRFMPSVGNGHIATNVFSDTVYMNGLYNGRKGESHRARIPAWANIRLKSTLTNHPYSPVYSLDTKHGVFQVTVDRDRSVVTQRIFAHKFYTRTIVNQIQVVPKTHADPNFVHHEIWIAISQMAGPDSKDIAFESPIPEIIDDTIVWKACGKTKETEDPVYQPLPVDVCAYWTSVPDHLVVPHFRSRVFTFVMTVDKNETVARQEFVKILQEDGEELFEKHVERWVKLYQQGGMEIEGHLELAKIVHGIWYYFMSSLPSEGTHLPADKFFGLSPTGLARGGTFDDYEGHNFWDTEIWMFPSILLLYPRYAHALLQYRLDNVYVAAELAKLTGNKGYRFPWESAYTGSEVTQPCCPEVAEFEQHITGCIAFAARQYLAMTRDENWLKHGGCSIVTNIADFWASRAVINYTTGLYDIENVMGPDEDHSNITNSVFTNVVAGYSLYLAQYVSCLCKSYYMAKSPDHWADIAWSLAMPYDETLNYHPQFQDYKRGDFIKQADAVLLGFPLQYPMNISTRANDLTYYETVTRSNGPAMTWSMHSIGQLDIEENLKAAKLFNKSYEGYVREPFKVWSELRRPRVGAVNFLTGMGGFLQTLMFGYAGLRIHLDRLEVNRPQLPPEATRFRIKGIKYLGSNLTLDIGIMETTLTVSSIDVNWPLTMNNGRYNVTLVPGLTVTLSGSGPFTIRSLPWKNCKLPADTIGKNYLRPIGL, encoded by the exons ATGTGGAACTTTTTGGCGCGAAATAAACAAGTGGCTGCCATGTTGGGGTTGCTGGCGGCAGCTGCTTtggttgtaatttttttgacaACCAGGGGTGGTGGTCATACGGTTGTTGAAAAATTTATGGATGAGACCGAAGATATCAGCGATGAAGCACATATTTTTTCGACTCtcag CCTCCCCTCAGATGATCGTTTCATGCCATCTGTAGGAAACGGTCATATCGCCACAAACGTGTTCAGCGATACGGTCTACATGAACGGTCTGTATAACGGGCGTAAGGGTGAAAGCCACAGAGCGAGGATACCCGCATGGGCCAACATCAGATTAAAATCGACTCTGACCAATCACCCCTACAGCCCCGTGTACAGCTTGGATACAAAACATGGAGTTTTCCAAGTGACAGTTGATAGAGATAGATCGGTCGTTACCCAACGGATATTCGCACATAAATTTTACACGAGAACTATTGTCAATCAGATACAAGTTGTACCGAAAACACATGCCG acccAAACTTTGTCCACCACGAGATCTGGATAGCAATAAGTCAAATGGCCGGTCCTGATAGTAAGGACATTGCTTTTGAATCACCAATTCCTGAAATCATTGATGACACAATAGTATGGAAAGCTTGTGGGAAAACTAAGGAAACGGAAGATCCGGTATACCAACCACTGCCAGTCGACGTTTGTGCGTATTGGACGTCGGTTCCTGATCACCTCGTTGTGCCCCATTTTCGAAGCAGAGTCTTTACATTTGTGATGACTGTGGACAAGAACGAAACAGTTGCGAGACAGGAATtcgttaaaa TATTGCAGGAGGATGGCGAAGAGTTGTTCGAGAAACATGTAGAGCGTTGGGTGAAACTCTACCAGCAGGGCGGGATGGAAATAGAAGGGCACTTAGAACTG GCTAAAATAGTTCACGGGATTTGGTACTATTTTATGAGCTCCTTACCTTCCGAGGGGACTCATTTGCCCGCAGATAAATTCTTCGGTCTAAGCCCTACAGGATTGGCTAGAGGAGGAACCTTTGACGATTATGAAG GTCATAATTTCTGGGACACAGAGATATGGATGTTTCCCTCCATACTACTGCTTTACCCGAGATACGCCCACGCACTACTTCAGTATCGCCTTGATAATGTTTACGTTGCAGCTGAGTTAGCAAAACTTACTGGGAATAAAGGATACAG GTTCCCCTGGGAAAGTGCATACACTGGCTCGGAAGTAACCCAGCCTTGCTGCCCCGAAGTGGCCGAGTTCGAGCAACATATTACTGGATGTATAGCGTTTGCTGCCAGACAGTACCTCGCTATGACTAGAGATGAAAATTGGTTAAAG CATGGCGGATGTTCGATTGTGACAAACATCGCCGACTTTTGGGCTTCCCGCGCCGTCATCAATTATACGACCGGTCTTTATGATATAGAGA ATGTAATGGGTCCTGATGAAGATCACAGCAACATCACTAACTCCGTCTTCACAAACGTTGTTGCTGGTTACTCGCTGTATTTAGCACA ATATGTATCCTGCCTCTGCAAATCTTATTATATGGCAAAGTCCCCCGACCACTGGGCGGATATCGCTTGGAGCCTCGCGATGCCCTATGACGAAACCCTGAACTACCATCCACAATTCCAAGATTATAAGCGTGGAGATTTCATAAAGCAGGCTGATGCGGTCCTGCTTGGGTTTCCACTTCAGTATCCCATGAACAT TTCCACTCGAGCGAACGACCTCACCTACTACGAAACAGTGACCCGCAGTAACGGACCCGCCATGACATGGAGCATGCACTCCATCGGACAATTAGATATAGAAGAGAATTTGAAAGCCGCTAAGCTTTTCAATAAGAGCTACGAAGGATATGTAAGAGAACCATTTAAG GTATGGAGTGAACTCCGCCGTCCAAGAGTAGGAGCAGTCAACTTCCTTACGGGTATGGGAGGCTTCCTGCAGACGCTCATGTTTGGATACGCAGGTCTTAGGATACACTTAGACCGGCTGGAGGTGAATCGTCCTCAGCTACCTCCAGAAGCTACTAGGTTTAGAAtcaaag GCATTAAGTACCTGGGGTCAAACCTTACACTGGATATCGGAATTATGGAAACCACTCTGACCGTCTCCTCAATAGACGTCAACTGGCCTCTCACCATGAACAATGGAAGATACAACGTCACATTAGTTCCTGGGTTGACAg